In the genome of Flavobacterium panacagri, one region contains:
- a CDS encoding RNA polymerase sigma factor, whose translation MEKDLLKMADDELQKLIFEGNDAAFSIIFNRYWKKLYTYAFKIYKDEAICEDIVQEIFISFWKNASSTVILNLEAYLLRAVKYKIANQIRNLKFDQQHIEILESIPDPSITINDLEYIDLEKNINDQINKLTPKCREVFLLSRMDHFTNAEIAAKLNLSIHTVEKHISNALKQLRLNNTSYNYLLFYWAAFFYVN comes from the coding sequence ATGGAAAAAGATCTTTTGAAAATGGCTGATGATGAACTTCAGAAATTAATTTTTGAAGGGAATGATGCCGCGTTTTCAATTATTTTTAACCGCTATTGGAAAAAGCTTTATACTTATGCTTTCAAAATTTATAAAGATGAAGCAATCTGCGAAGATATCGTTCAGGAAATCTTCATAAGTTTTTGGAAAAATGCCTCCAGCACCGTAATATTAAACCTTGAAGCTTATCTTCTTAGAGCAGTAAAATATAAGATTGCGAATCAAATTCGAAACCTGAAATTTGATCAGCAGCATATTGAAATACTAGAGAGTATTCCAGATCCAAGCATTACTATAAATGATTTGGAATATATTGATCTGGAGAAAAACATCAACGATCAAATTAATAAATTGACTCCAAAATGCAGAGAAGTCTTTCTGCTCAGCCGTATGGATCATTTTACAAATGCTGAAATTGCAGCAAAACTCAATTTATCTATTCATACTGTAGAGAAGCATATCAGCAATGCTCTGAAGCAGCTTCGTCTTAATAATACATCTTATAATTATCTTCTTTTTTACTGGGCAGCGTTCTTTTATGTTAACTAA
- a CDS encoding carbohydrate-binding domain-containing protein, with the protein MKAKVYFYFSLFLGVLTISCSKDNDTEDDTTVTTNNPITISATTAKGTAEGSAETGANTDDLIANSSFSSTVKITFNGTSATVENAVTGVTVAISGADVTVTSTVAEVAYEVIGTTTNGMLKIYSDKKYKLTLNGVSIKNNDGPAINIQSGKRAFIVLSGTNTLEDGTTYATSTEDQKGTFFSEGQLIFSGSGTLNIVGNNKHGIVSDDYVRVQSGTINITKAASDGIHTNDGIYIDGGTLNITASSDGIEAEEGHIIINGGTITITVADDGIVASYDTDDTIDPYVVINGGTITITTTGEGGEGIESKSKLTINDGTIYIKAVDDAINAGDAIYINGGNIVAYSTTNDGIDSNGTLTVTGGRVFAIGAKSPEEGFDCDNNTFKITGGLLVGAGGATSSPTATVSTQASAILAGGNAGTIYSVLDSDNAEVMTFKSPVSFTTLLLSGSKFSSGKTYKLVTASSVSSPSDFNGLYLSGTFSNPTVSSSFTLTSMVTKIGGSTGPGGR; encoded by the coding sequence ATGAAAGCTAAAGTATATTTCTATTTCAGTCTATTTTTAGGAGTTCTTACTATTTCTTGTTCAAAAGATAATGATACAGAGGACGACACGACCGTTACAACCAATAATCCTATTACAATCAGCGCAACGACCGCAAAAGGAACGGCAGAAGGGTCTGCAGAAACTGGTGCAAACACAGATGATTTAATTGCGAATTCGAGTTTTAGTTCTACTGTAAAAATTACATTCAACGGTACTAGTGCTACGGTTGAGAATGCAGTAACAGGAGTAACTGTTGCCATTTCAGGAGCAGATGTTACAGTTACTTCTACAGTTGCCGAAGTGGCTTATGAAGTAATAGGTACTACAACGAATGGTATGCTTAAAATTTATAGTGACAAAAAATATAAACTCACGCTGAATGGCGTATCCATAAAAAACAATGATGGGCCGGCGATTAATATTCAATCGGGAAAACGCGCTTTTATTGTATTGAGTGGTACAAACACTTTAGAAGATGGTACAACTTATGCTACTTCTACCGAAGACCAAAAAGGAACTTTTTTCAGCGAAGGACAACTTATTTTTTCTGGCAGCGGTACGCTTAATATTGTTGGTAATAATAAACATGGTATTGTTTCAGATGATTATGTACGTGTGCAAAGTGGTACAATTAATATCACCAAAGCGGCTTCAGACGGTATTCATACCAATGATGGTATTTATATTGATGGAGGTACTCTAAACATAACGGCCTCAAGTGATGGTATCGAAGCCGAAGAAGGACATATTATCATTAATGGAGGAACGATTACGATTACGGTTGCCGATGACGGAATAGTAGCTTCATACGATACCGATGATACCATTGATCCTTATGTTGTAATTAATGGAGGAACGATTACAATTACAACAACTGGTGAAGGTGGTGAAGGAATAGAAAGTAAAAGCAAATTGACTATCAACGATGGAACGATTTATATTAAAGCTGTCGATGATGCAATAAATGCTGGTGATGCCATTTATATCAATGGTGGAAATATTGTTGCCTACAGTACCACAAATGATGGTATCGATTCTAATGGTACATTAACTGTTACTGGAGGAAGAGTCTTCGCTATAGGTGCTAAAAGTCCAGAAGAAGGTTTTGACTGTGATAACAATACATTCAAGATTACTGGAGGATTGTTGGTTGGTGCAGGAGGAGCAACCAGTTCGCCAACAGCTACTGTATCTACCCAAGCTTCGGCTATTTTAGCTGGCGGAAATGCAGGAACTATTTATAGCGTTTTAGATAGTGACAACGCTGAGGTTATGACATTTAAATCACCTGTTAGTTTTACAACATTACTATTGTCTGGTAGTAAATTCAGTTCGGGTAAAACTTATAAATTGGTTACAGCATCTAGTGTAAGCAGTCCTTCAGATTTTAACGGATTATATTTATCAGGAACATTTAGTAATCCTACAGTATCATCTAGTTTTACGCTGACCTCTATGGTGACTAAAATAGGAGGAAGCACTGGGCCAGGAGGAAGATAA
- the ygiD gene encoding 4,5-DOPA dioxygenase extradiol, translating into MAILPIGAAAMKLSSLKTVSDSFAATERMPVLFLGHGNPMNALADNSFTQGFQNIAKTLPKPKAILCISAHWETKGTFVTAMEKPETIHDFGGFPQALFDVQYPAPGSPELALETQKIITSTSVGLSNDWGLDHGCWTVVKFLYPNADIPIIQMSIDYTKPASYHYELGKELAALRRKGVLIVGSGNSVHNLRLAAWDKMMVPGYAFEWAHIANEKMKTMILENDHQSLVNFDKQGKEFQLAVPTPEHYMPLLYTLSLREKDEKATIFNDAILAGSLNMMSVKIDKA; encoded by the coding sequence ATGGCAATACTACCAATTGGAGCAGCTGCAATGAAATTGAGCTCTCTTAAAACCGTTTCAGATTCTTTCGCCGCAACAGAAAGAATGCCTGTTTTATTTCTTGGACACGGAAATCCGATGAATGCTTTGGCGGATAATAGTTTTACGCAAGGTTTTCAAAATATAGCTAAAACACTTCCAAAACCAAAAGCAATTCTGTGTATCTCTGCACACTGGGAAACCAAAGGAACTTTTGTAACTGCAATGGAAAAACCAGAAACCATTCATGATTTTGGAGGTTTTCCGCAAGCACTTTTTGATGTGCAATATCCTGCTCCAGGAAGTCCAGAACTGGCTTTAGAAACTCAAAAAATAATTACCTCAACTTCTGTTGGACTAAGCAATGACTGGGGTTTGGATCACGGATGCTGGACAGTGGTAAAATTCCTGTATCCAAATGCTGATATTCCGATTATTCAAATGAGTATTGATTATACGAAACCGGCTTCTTATCATTATGAATTAGGAAAAGAATTAGCTGCTTTAAGAAGAAAAGGAGTTTTGATTGTGGGAAGCGGAAACTCCGTTCATAATTTAAGACTAGCGGCCTGGGACAAAATGATGGTACCAGGTTATGCTTTTGAATGGGCTCATATTGCGAATGAAAAGATGAAAACGATGATTCTGGAAAACGACCATCAATCTCTGGTAAACTTTGATAAACAAGGAAAAGAGTTTCAATTAGCGGTGCCAACTCCAGAACATTATATGCCGTTATTATACACTTTGTCACTTAGAGAAAAAGATGAAAAAGCGACTATTTTCAACGATGCCATTTTAGCGGGATCACTCAATATGATGTCGGTTAAAATAGATAAAGCATGA
- a CDS encoding nucleoside hydrolase, producing MKNKIKILLVFCLLLSICSQAQSTSKKSFSKDLVVPRMRVIVDNDFSGDPDGLFQLMHQILSPSAEIRGIIGSHLKPDDGFDSSSETATNAVKKVKEFLEVMKLQNSFPVYEGSNLQLKDAKTPNISEGAKAIVKEAMRDDVKTPLYVVCGAGLTEIASAYLIEPKIADRLTLVWIGGPEYTDLATPPPGYTSLEYNLGIDITAGQVVFNDSKIPIWQVPRNVYRQTLMSYAELFLKVKPQGKTGEYLAEKIESLMKRVQQFNLHVGETYIMGDSPLVLLTALQSSFEADPSSSSYVLKLSPTINAQGLYETNHNGRNIRVYTQLDTRLMFEDFFAKLQLSKI from the coding sequence ATGAAAAATAAAATAAAGATATTATTAGTGTTTTGTTTGCTTTTAAGCATTTGCTCTCAAGCACAATCCACATCAAAAAAATCATTTTCGAAAGATTTAGTGGTGCCGAGAATGCGTGTGATAGTCGACAATGATTTTAGCGGTGATCCCGATGGTTTGTTCCAATTGATGCATCAGATTTTATCGCCTTCGGCAGAAATTCGAGGTATAATTGGGTCACATTTAAAACCGGATGATGGTTTTGATTCTTCTTCAGAAACAGCAACAAATGCTGTGAAAAAAGTAAAAGAATTTTTGGAAGTCATGAAACTTCAGAATTCTTTTCCAGTTTATGAAGGTTCCAATTTACAATTGAAAGATGCTAAAACGCCAAATATTTCAGAAGGAGCAAAGGCGATTGTAAAAGAAGCGATGCGAGATGATGTGAAAACACCGCTTTATGTAGTCTGTGGCGCAGGTTTGACAGAAATTGCAAGTGCCTATTTGATAGAACCTAAAATTGCAGATCGTCTTACTCTCGTTTGGATTGGTGGCCCTGAATATACTGATTTGGCAACACCGCCGCCAGGATATACTTCGCTGGAATACAATTTAGGAATTGATATTACAGCAGGACAAGTGGTTTTTAATGATTCGAAAATTCCAATCTGGCAAGTACCGAGAAATGTCTATCGCCAGACTTTAATGTCTTATGCTGAATTGTTTTTAAAAGTAAAACCACAGGGAAAAACTGGAGAATACCTTGCTGAAAAAATAGAAAGCCTCATGAAACGAGTACAGCAATTTAATCTTCATGTTGGCGAAACTTATATTATGGGAGATAGTCCGCTGGTTTTATTAACTGCGTTGCAATCTTCTTTTGAAGCCGATCCAAGTTCGAGTTCGTATGTTTTAAAACTATCGCCTACAATCAATGCACAGGGACTTTATGAAACCAACCATAACGGGAGAAACATCAGAGTCTATACTCAATTGGATACTCGTTTGATGTTTGAAGACTTCTTTGCCAAACTTCAGTTATCTAAAATCTAA
- a CDS encoding helix-turn-helix transcriptional regulator, which produces MTEIFKVFKITESESEKIMQSVNEPHSHDFEELIIGNKGQLEHFIDFNSKLIDAPFISFVTQGKIHRAKPLIKDGECDMWVLRFKSEFIAETTFSLYASFHDKANISLQSNQCFEKLDILCKMIYDEYAQEAPDLAVIRQLLSALFTIIESERRKLNLDNDESKKIHSSTFKNFLRLLEEHYKESKDVNFYAEKLFMTSRNLNLICQNILQQSVSEIIETRKLTEAKNLLMTTDKNIAEIGYELGFNEKTYFTHAFKRKSGMTPTEFRDEMQKLLS; this is translated from the coding sequence ATGACCGAAATTTTCAAAGTTTTTAAAATCACAGAATCAGAATCAGAAAAAATAATGCAGTCTGTAAACGAACCGCATTCTCATGATTTTGAAGAACTTATTATTGGCAACAAAGGACAGCTGGAGCATTTTATAGATTTTAATTCCAAACTAATTGATGCTCCCTTTATCAGTTTTGTCACGCAGGGAAAAATTCATCGCGCCAAACCGCTCATAAAAGACGGCGAATGCGATATGTGGGTTTTAAGATTTAAAAGTGAATTTATTGCCGAAACGACTTTCAGCCTTTATGCTTCTTTTCATGATAAAGCCAACATTAGTTTACAAAGCAATCAATGTTTTGAAAAACTGGATATTCTCTGTAAAATGATTTATGATGAATACGCACAAGAAGCGCCTGATCTTGCCGTTATCCGACAATTATTAAGCGCCTTGTTTACCATTATAGAATCAGAAAGACGCAAATTGAACCTGGATAATGACGAATCCAAGAAGATTCACAGTTCTACTTTTAAAAACTTCCTTCGATTATTAGAAGAACATTACAAGGAATCCAAAGACGTGAATTTCTATGCCGAAAAGCTTTTTATGACTTCCCGTAACTTAAACCTCATCTGTCAAAACATTTTACAGCAGAGTGTTTCTGAAATCATAGAAACCCGAAAACTTACTGAAGCCAAAAATCTTTTAATGACTACGGATAAAAATATAGCTGAAATTGGTTACGAACTCGGATTTAACGAAAAGACTTATTTTACACATGCCTTTAAACGTAAGTCAGGCATGACTCCGACTGAGTTTAGGGATGAAATGCAGAAATTGCTTTCTTAA
- a CDS encoding FecR family protein — protein MKKEIFLQLAKKYEEGTCTPEEKIAVESFFDKMQEQSSEIEISDAKGDVILNKIFLELQVKPKKYTIRKVLKIAAVFVIGLSIAFAAAQFIFQPAAITQITAKGEKKEIFLEDGSVIVLNSNSSITYPEKFETTRNIKLVGQAYFKVFRDVKRPFIVQTHDVKVRVLGTSFDINSYNHHDTKVSVISGKVEVSSPTGKKVLLIKNQQADLLKNSDLQISTENSEDKIAWISNTIMLKNTKLSETVKIIENWYNVDITIEDPELNNLTISGKFKDEKLENVLESIAYLKQLKINYTTKNHITIRKKTP, from the coding sequence TTGAAAAAAGAAATCTTTTTGCAGTTAGCAAAAAAATACGAAGAAGGTACCTGCACACCTGAAGAAAAAATAGCAGTTGAATCATTTTTTGATAAGATGCAGGAACAATCATCAGAAATAGAAATTTCTGATGCCAAAGGAGATGTAATTCTTAATAAGATATTTTTAGAATTACAGGTAAAACCAAAAAAATATACAATCCGAAAAGTGTTGAAAATTGCAGCAGTTTTCGTTATCGGACTTTCGATTGCATTTGCTGCAGCTCAATTTATCTTCCAGCCAGCAGCAATTACTCAAATTACCGCCAAAGGAGAAAAGAAAGAAATTTTCCTTGAAGACGGAAGTGTAATCGTACTTAACTCAAACAGCAGCATTACTTATCCAGAAAAATTTGAAACCACAAGAAATATCAAATTGGTTGGACAGGCTTATTTTAAAGTTTTTAGAGATGTAAAACGTCCTTTTATAGTACAAACACACGATGTAAAAGTTAGAGTGCTTGGAACTTCATTCGATATCAATTCCTATAACCATCACGATACCAAAGTAAGTGTTATCAGCGGAAAAGTTGAAGTAAGCTCGCCAACGGGTAAAAAAGTGCTGCTTATTAAAAACCAACAGGCTGATTTGCTTAAAAATTCAGATTTACAGATTTCTACAGAAAACAGCGAAGATAAAATCGCTTGGATCAGTAATACTATTATGCTTAAAAACACCAAGCTTTCAGAAACAGTTAAAATTATTGAGAACTGGTACAATGTGGATATTACAATTGAAGATCCAGAATTAAACAACCTTACGATTTCAGGAAAATTTAAAGATGAAAAACTGGAAAATGTATTGGAAAGTATTGCCTATTTAAAACAACTGAAAATAAATTACACAACCAAAAACCATATCACTATAAGAAAAAAGACACCATAA
- a CDS encoding beta-glucosidase, translating into MKHTIIKTARVTLLTALVLSNLSWNTIPNDETNPPLVTIKGFTFADFNRNGKLDSWEDTRLSVNQRIDAIIKEMTNAEKVELLIGTGMPGIEVLTGPVGDSKQGLVPGAAGGTAAFERFGIPATVVADGPAGLRIAPTRENDSKTYYATAFPVGTALASTWNKALLEEVGKAMGNEVKEYGVDVLLAPALNIHRNPLNGRNFEYYSEDPLISGKTAAAIVNGIQSQGVGTSIKHFAVNNEESNRLTINAHVSERAIREVYLKGFEITVKESDPWTVMSSYNKLNGEYTSARKDLLTDVLRNEWGYKGIVMTDWFGGFPGFESIQKGSNSDVVKQMIAGNDLLMPGIPVQKKALLEALNSGKLSQEVANTNAKRILEYIFRTPTFAKYKYSDKPNLTKNAAVTRNAAAEGMVLLKNEKNALPFADKQKEVSLFGVTSYAWITGGTGSGSVNNKHTVSLLEGLTAAGYKLDKELVDLYQPHAEKEVAVEKENRKARGILALPERLPELKMDDAFIAKKAASSEIAFVTLGRNSGEGGDRVVDNDFNMADEEILMLDKISKAFHDQGKKVVVILNIGGVIETASWKDKVDAILLAWQPGQEGGHSVADVVSGKINPSGKLTMTFPVKYSDTPSAKNFPGIPADNPQEVTYEEGVYVGYRYFNTFNIKPSYEFGFGKSYTSFEYTDVKLSSSSFKDKLTVSVTIKNTGKVSGKEVVQVYLAAPSKSIDKPKEELKAFAKTKELKAGESETLTLTLSPKDLASFLENKSAWIAEAGEYNVLIGASSSDIKKTAKFSVAKEITVEKVKKAFELDSKFTELKP; encoded by the coding sequence ATGAAACATACAATTATAAAAACAGCCAGAGTAACGCTTTTGACGGCGTTAGTGCTTTCTAATTTATCATGGAATACCATTCCGAATGATGAAACGAATCCGCCTCTTGTTACGATTAAAGGGTTTACGTTTGCTGATTTCAACAGAAACGGAAAATTAGATTCTTGGGAAGATACACGCCTTTCTGTTAATCAGAGAATTGATGCGATTATCAAGGAAATGACCAATGCAGAAAAAGTTGAATTACTAATCGGAACAGGAATGCCTGGAATCGAAGTCTTAACAGGCCCAGTAGGCGATTCAAAACAGGGATTGGTTCCTGGCGCAGCAGGGGGAACTGCAGCCTTTGAACGATTCGGTATTCCTGCAACGGTTGTAGCCGATGGGCCGGCAGGTCTGAGAATTGCGCCAACCAGAGAAAATGATTCAAAAACCTATTATGCAACGGCATTTCCGGTTGGAACAGCTTTAGCTTCTACGTGGAATAAAGCGCTTTTGGAAGAAGTGGGTAAAGCAATGGGAAATGAGGTTAAAGAGTATGGAGTTGATGTTTTATTGGCACCGGCCTTGAATATTCACAGAAATCCATTGAATGGAAGAAACTTCGAATATTATTCTGAAGATCCCTTAATTTCAGGGAAAACAGCGGCAGCAATTGTAAACGGAATTCAGTCACAAGGCGTTGGAACTTCGATTAAACACTTCGCCGTAAATAATGAAGAAAGTAACCGTTTGACAATCAATGCACACGTTTCAGAAAGAGCGATTAGAGAAGTTTATTTGAAAGGTTTCGAAATCACGGTTAAAGAATCTGATCCGTGGACAGTGATGTCTTCTTACAATAAATTAAACGGAGAATATACTTCTGCGAGAAAAGATTTATTGACAGACGTTTTAAGAAACGAATGGGGTTACAAAGGAATTGTAATGACAGACTGGTTCGGTGGTTTCCCAGGATTCGAATCGATTCAAAAAGGTTCTAATTCAGATGTTGTCAAACAAATGATTGCCGGAAATGATTTACTGATGCCGGGAATTCCTGTTCAGAAAAAAGCATTATTGGAAGCTTTAAATTCTGGTAAATTGTCTCAGGAAGTAGCCAATACTAATGCGAAAAGAATTTTGGAATACATTTTCCGAACACCGACTTTTGCTAAATACAAATACAGCGATAAGCCAAACTTAACCAAAAATGCAGCAGTAACCAGAAATGCGGCTGCAGAAGGAATGGTTTTGCTTAAAAATGAAAAAAATGCATTGCCTTTCGCTGACAAGCAAAAAGAGGTTTCTTTATTTGGAGTTACTTCATACGCTTGGATTACAGGCGGTACAGGAAGCGGAAGTGTAAACAACAAACATACGGTTTCTCTTTTAGAAGGTTTAACGGCTGCAGGTTATAAACTAGACAAAGAATTGGTTGATTTATACCAGCCACACGCAGAAAAAGAAGTAGCAGTTGAAAAAGAAAACAGAAAAGCAAGAGGAATTTTAGCTTTGCCGGAAAGACTTCCAGAACTAAAAATGGACGATGCTTTTATCGCTAAAAAGGCAGCAAGTTCTGAAATTGCCTTTGTAACGCTTGGAAGAAATTCTGGAGAAGGCGGAGATAGAGTGGTAGACAACGATTTTAATATGGCAGACGAAGAAATTCTAATGCTGGATAAAATCTCAAAAGCTTTTCATGATCAAGGGAAAAAAGTAGTTGTGATTTTAAATATCGGTGGTGTAATCGAAACCGCTTCTTGGAAAGATAAAGTAGATGCTATTTTATTAGCTTGGCAGCCAGGTCAGGAGGGCGGACATTCTGTTGCAGATGTGGTTTCAGGAAAAATTAATCCGTCTGGGAAATTAACGATGACTTTCCCAGTGAAATATTCGGATACTCCTTCGGCGAAAAACTTCCCTGGAATTCCAGCTGATAATCCGCAGGAAGTAACTTATGAAGAAGGTGTTTATGTGGGATACCGTTATTTTAATACGTTCAATATTAAACCTTCATACGAATTTGGTTTCGGAAAATCCTATACTTCTTTTGAATATACGGATGTGAAATTGAGTTCATCATCATTCAAAGATAAACTGACGGTTTCTGTTACGATAAAAAATACAGGAAAAGTTTCTGGGAAAGAAGTTGTACAAGTATATCTTGCAGCTCCTTCAAAATCTATTGATAAACCGAAAGAAGAATTAAAAGCTTTTGCTAAAACAAAAGAATTAAAGGCAGGCGAGAGTGAGACCTTAACATTGACTTTATCGCCAAAAGATCTGGCTTCTTTCTTAGAAAATAAAAGCGCTTGGATTGCCGAAGCTGGCGAATATAATGTACTGATAGGAGCCTCTTCATCAGACATTAAGAAAACAGCAAAATTTTCGGTTGCAAAAGAAATAACAGTTGAGAAAGTGAAGAAAGCTTTCGAATTAGATTCGAAGTTTACAGAGCTTAAACCTTAA
- a CDS encoding alpha/beta hydrolase, which yields MKNQMTLLFAFCMLLGTTLRAQETIKLYQEKAPGSENWTQKEAEMYSDLFKTEVVYNVTDPTLIVYQVPKGVKNTGTAIVIAPGGGFQSLSINREGKELAEILSKKGITAFVLKYRLNKTETNDPAREMMDKLKDRAAFEKNSLATIQLAAQDGKNALNYVRANASKYGIDTKKVGIIGFSAGSTVAMETVLDNKPEQLPDFVANIYGGPRPELLSVPAPDKKIPMFVCAASDDQLKLAPRSIQMYNKWLDAGQTVELHMYSKGGHGFGTGKQNLPVDSWETRFEEWLSLEGFLTK from the coding sequence ATGAAAAATCAAATGACGCTTTTATTTGCTTTCTGCATGCTTTTAGGAACCACTTTAAGAGCACAGGAAACGATAAAATTATATCAGGAAAAAGCACCGGGATCTGAAAACTGGACACAAAAAGAAGCTGAGATGTACTCAGATTTATTTAAAACCGAAGTAGTCTACAATGTAACCGATCCGACTTTAATTGTTTACCAAGTTCCAAAAGGAGTTAAAAATACAGGAACGGCTATTGTGATTGCGCCTGGCGGAGGATTTCAGAGTTTATCAATCAACAGAGAAGGAAAAGAACTGGCCGAAATTTTAAGCAAAAAAGGAATTACCGCTTTTGTTTTAAAATACCGTCTCAACAAAACAGAAACCAACGATCCAGCAAGAGAAATGATGGATAAATTAAAAGACAGAGCAGCTTTTGAGAAAAACTCTCTGGCAACAATTCAGCTGGCTGCGCAGGACGGAAAAAACGCTTTGAATTATGTTCGTGCTAATGCATCAAAATACGGAATTGATACTAAAAAAGTGGGGATAATTGGTTTTTCAGCTGGAAGTACTGTGGCAATGGAAACGGTTTTAGACAACAAACCAGAACAGCTTCCAGATTTTGTAGCGAATATTTACGGCGGCCCAAGACCAGAACTTTTAAGTGTTCCTGCTCCAGATAAAAAGATTCCGATGTTCGTCTGTGCAGCAAGTGACGATCAGTTGAAATTGGCTCCAAGAAGCATTCAAATGTATAACAAATGGCTGGATGCTGGTCAGACAGTTGAATTACACATGTACTCAAAAGGCGGACACGGTTTTGGAACTGGAAAACAAAATTTACCAGTTGATTCCTGGGAAACTCGTTTTGAAGAATGGCTTTCGCTGGAAGGATTTTTAACTAAATAA
- a CDS encoding alpha/beta hydrolase encodes MSLNKPFWISFGILISISIFSFTIMNSDTKNTKLHYLIRQPKIKTENPPLLILLHGVGGNEQNLFSFAPNLPENFVVVSARGPLTFGANSFAWFQVDFSTGRPQINEQQAENARKMLIDFIEDLKTEISFDSKQVYLMGFSQGGIMSYSVALTAPEKISGIAVMSGRLLPEIKPFMAAEKRLEKLKIFISHGKQDAVLNYQYATDALEFLKTKNLNPEFHSYEEGHTVNQQMFDDVNNWLHNNIK; translated from the coding sequence ATGAGTTTAAACAAACCGTTTTGGATTTCGTTTGGAATCCTTATTTCAATTTCCATCTTTAGTTTTACGATTATGAATTCAGATACAAAAAATACAAAACTGCACTATTTAATCAGACAGCCTAAAATTAAAACAGAAAATCCACCCTTGCTGATTCTGCTACATGGCGTGGGCGGCAATGAACAGAACTTATTTTCTTTTGCTCCTAATCTGCCAGAAAATTTTGTGGTGGTTTCGGCTCGAGGCCCATTGACTTTTGGTGCGAATAGTTTTGCTTGGTTTCAAGTGGATTTTTCTACAGGACGACCTCAAATCAACGAACAGCAGGCAGAAAACGCTAGAAAAATGCTCATCGATTTTATCGAAGACTTAAAAACCGAAATCTCTTTCGACTCTAAACAAGTTTATTTAATGGGATTTAGTCAAGGCGGTATTATGAGTTACAGCGTTGCACTGACTGCTCCAGAAAAAATAAGCGGAATTGCTGTAATGAGCGGCAGACTACTTCCAGAAATAAAACCTTTTATGGCTGCTGAAAAACGTCTGGAAAAACTCAAAATTTTTATTTCGCACGGAAAACAAGATGCCGTTTTAAATTACCAATATGCAACTGATGCTTTGGAATTTCTTAAAACTAAAAATCTAAATCCTGAATTTCATTCATATGAAGAAGGACATACTGTAAATCAGCAAATGTTTGACGACGTTAATAATTGGTTGCATAACAATATCAAATAA